The DNA sequence CCGCGAGCGGGCGCGCACCGGCATCCACAACCTGCGCGTGCAGTACAACAAGGTCCACGGTTTCTACATCGAGGTCACCACCGGCCAGGTCGACAAGGTGCCGATGGACTACCAGCGCCGCCAGACGCTGAAGAACGCCGAGCGCTACATCACGCCCGAGCTGAAGGCCTTCGAGGACAAGGCGCTGTCGGCCCAGGAGCGTTCGCTGTCGCGCGAGAAGTGGCTGTACGAGCAGGTGCTCGACGCGCTGCAGCCGCACCTGAACCCGCTGTCCGAACTCGGCCGCGCGCTCGCCAGCCTTGACGCGCTGGCCGCGTTGGCTGAGCGCGCCGAGACGCTGCACTGGTGCGCGCCCGAGTTCGTCGCGCACCCGTGCCTCGACATCGAACAGGGCCGCCACCCGGTCGTCGAGGCGCGACTGGCCGAAACCGGCGGCGGCAACTTCATCGCCAACGACTGCCGGCTGGATTCGGCGCGGCGCATGGTCATCCTCACCGGTCCGAACATGGGCGGCAAGAGCACGTTCATGCGGCAAGTAGCGCTCACCGTGCTGCTGGCGGCGATCGGCTCGTACGTGCCGGCCGCGCGCTGCCGCCTCGGGCCGATCGACGCGATCCACACCCGCATCGGCGCGGCGGACGATCTGGCGAACGCGCAGTCCACCTTCATGCTGGAGATGACCGAAGGCGCCGCCATCCTCCACAGCGCGACCGAGCACTCGCTGGTGCTGATGGACGAGATCGGCCGCGGCACCTCGACCTTCGACGGTCTGGCGCTGGCCGGCTCGATCGCCACGCACCTGCACGACCGCAACCGCGCCTTCACGCTGTTCGCCACCCACTACTTCGAGCTGACCGAGTTCCCGGCGCGCCACCGCCACGCGGTGAACATGCACGTCTCGGCCGCCGAGTCGGGCGACGACATCGTCTTCCTGCACGCGATCGAGCCCGGGCCGGCCAGCCGCAGCTATGGCGTGCAGGTGGCGCGGCTGGCGGGGATGCCGTCGGCGGTGCTGCGGCAGGCGCGGCAGACGCTCGACACGCTCGAAGCCCAGCAGCACGCGGGCGCGTCGCAGATCGACCTGTTCGCCCCGGCGCCCGAACCGGAACCGGCCCCGCTGGCACCACCGCCCGCGGTTGTTGCGCCCGCGCCGACGGACCCGCTCGCCGACGAGGTGCTGCAAGCCTTGCGCGCACTTGACCCTGATACGCTCACCCCTCGCGCCGCGCTGGATGCGCTTTACCGGTTGAAGACGCTCGCGACCGCCCCGAATCCCCTGCATTCCCCCCTCAGCTCCTGACCCTCCCCATGACTTACTGTGTCGGCATCCGGCTCAACGCCGGTCTCGTGTTCCTCTCCGATTCACGCACCAACGCGGGGCTCGACGCGATCAGCACCTTCCGCAAGATGATGGTCTACGAGAAGGCCGGCGACCGCTGCATGGTGCTGCTGTCGGCCGGCAACCTGAGCATCTCGCAGTGCGTACGCGAGATCCTGCAGACCGAGAAGATCCCCAACGGCGACGGCGAACCCATCACCATCTGGAACGCCAAGAGCATGTTCGACGCGACCCGCGTGCTCGGCTCGGCGGTGCGGCGCGTCTACGAGACCGACGGCAAGGCGCTCCAGAACGCCGGCATCGACTTCAACTGCTCGATGATCTTCGGCGGCCAGATCGGCGACGAGGCGATGCGGCTGTTCCTGGTCTACTCGGCCGGCAACTTCATCGAGGCCACGCGCGAGACCTGCTTCTTCCAGGTCGGCGAGTCCAAGTACGGCAAGCCCATCCTCGACCGCGTCCTGACACCCGACACCCCGCTCGACGAGGCCGCCAAGTGCGCGCTGGTGTCGATGGACTCGACGCTGAAGTCCAACCTCTCGGTGGGGCTGCCGCTGGACCTGCTGGTCTACCGCGCCGGCGACCTGAAGGCCGACCGCATCGTCTGCATCGACGACAAGAACCCGTATTTCAAGATGATCCACGACACCTGGGGCCAGCGCCTGCGCGAGGTGTTCGAGGGCATCGACGACCCGGCGTGGAACGGTGCCGCCGCCGAGTTCCCGCTGATGCAGGAGTCCGAGCGCTACGAATCCATGCGCAAGATCACCCACCCGGGCGAGCGCATCGTCTGACCCGCCGGACACCCCGCCCATGCCCACGCAACCCGGCGTCATCGTCTTCAGCCACGGCAACAGCTTCCCCGCGGGCACCTACGCGCAGCTCTTCGCGCACTGGCGTGCGGCGGGCTGGCGGGTCGAGGCGGTGGAGAAGTACGGCCATGACCCGCACTACCCGGTCACCAGCAACTGGCCGCGGCTGCGCGACCAGCTGATCGACTTCGTCGACGGACTCGCGCTCGGCGCGCCGGTGGTGTTCGTCGGGCATTCGCTGGGCGGCTTCCTGAGTCTGAAGGCGGCGCTGAAGCGGCCGGACCTGGCGCAGGCGGTGGTGCTGCTGGACTCGCCCGTCCTGACTGGCTGGAAGGCGCACAGCGTGCAGGTGGCCAAGGCGACGCGGCTGATCCAGCGCATCTCGCCCGGCAAGGTCGCAGCGCGCCGGCGCCACCACTGGGCCTCGGTGGACGAGGCGCGGGCGCATTTCGCGGCCAAGCACATCTTCGCCCGCTGGGACCCGCTGTGCCTGGAAGACTACCTGCACGCCGGCCTGGAACCGGCAGCGCAGGGCGGCGTGCAGCTCGCCTTCGACCGCCAGGTCGAGGCACGCATCTACAACACGCTGGCGCACAACCTGGGCGATGTGCTGCGCCGCCATCCGCCGCGGTTCCCGGTGGCGTTCCTGGGCGGCACGCAGTCGCGCGAGGTGCGGCAGGTGGGCCTGGCCGCCACGCGGGCGCTGGTGCGCGAGCGCTTCCAGTGGATCGAAGGCACGCACCTCTTCGCGCTGGAACACCCGGCCGAGACGGCCGCACGCGTGCTGGCGCTGATCGGCGAGATGCCCTTGCAGAAGCGTTGAGCCGGCTCAATTCCGCAGGCCCGACCGGGCACCAGCATCGCGTCGGCGGCAGGTGGACCGCAAGACGGGGTAGCGGAATGAACGACGCGAACGACTGCATCCGCTGGCTCAGCGGACTGTCCATGGCCGATCTGCCGCTGGTGGGCGGCAAGACTGCATCGCTGGGCGAGATGTTCCGGGAACTGCGGCCCCTCGGCGTGCGGATCCCGGACGGCTTTGCCGTCACGGCCGCGGCCTACCGCGAAGCGCTGGATGCGGCTGGCGCCTGGGGCCCGTTGCACGCCCTGCTGGACAGGCTCGACAAGCGTGACCTCGACGCCCTGGCCCATGCCGGCGCGCAGGCCCGCGAGATCGTCTATGCCGCCCCCATGCCCGCCCCCGTGGAAGCCGGCATCCGCCTCGCCTGGCGTGCGCTGCAGGCCCGGTTCGGCCCGACGCTGAGCGTGGCCGTGCGCAGCTCGGCCACCGCAGAGGACCTGCCGAACGCCAGCTTCGCCGGCCAGCACGACACCTACCTCAACGTGCGTGGCGAGCAGATGCTGGTCGACGCCATCAAGCGCTGCCAGGCCTCGCTGTTCACCGACCGCGCCATCTCCTACCGCATCGACCAGGGCTTCGACCATTTCAAGGTCGCGCTGTCCGTGGTGGTGATGCAGATGGTGCGCAGCGACCTGGCCAGCAGCGGCGTGGTGTTCACGCTCGACACCGAGTCCGGCCACCCGGACGTGGTCTTCATCACCGGCGCCTGGGGCCTGGGCGAGAACGTGGTGCAGGGCGCCGTGGACCCGGACGAGTTCCATGTCCACAAGCCCACCTTCCGGGCCGGCTACCGCTGCGTGCTGCGCCGGCGCCTCGGGCGCAAGCAGATCCGCATGGTGTACAGCGGCGGCGACACCCGCGCGCCGGTGGTCAACCAGCCCACCCCGGCCGCGGACCGCGCCCGGTTCTGCCTGAGCGACACCGACGTGCTGGCACTCACGGACGCCGCGCTCAAGATCGAGGCCCACTACTCCCGCCGTGCCGGCAGCTGGCGGCCGATGGACATCGAGTGGGCCAAGGACGGCCCGGACGGCCCGCTCTACATCGTGCAGGCGCGGCCGGAGACCTCGGTCTCGCGGCGCGCGGTGAACGTGATCGAGACCTACGTGCTGGAGGAGCGCGCCGCCGTGCGGGTGCAGGGCCGCGCGGTCGGTGAACGCATCGCGGCCGGGGCCGTGCGGCGCATCGCCCAGGCCAGCCAGCTGCCGCAGTTCCAGCCGGGCGAGGTGCTGGTCGCCGACACCACCACGCCCGACTGGGAGCCGGTGATGAAGACCGCCGCCGCCATCGTCACCAGCCGTGGCGGGCGCACCTGCCACGCGGCGATCGTGGCACGGGAACTCGGCATCCCGGCGGTCGTCGGGGCCGAGGGCGCCAGCGCGCAGTTGCAGGACGGCGAGCCGGTCACGGTGTCCTGCGCCGACGGCGACATCGGCCGCGTCTACACGGGCCGCCTGCGTTTCCGTGTCGATCAGCAGGATCTGACCGGCCTGCGGCGCCCGGCCACCCAGGTGATGGTGAACCTCGGCAACCCCGAACTGGCCTTCAAGACGGCCCTGCTGCCCTGCGACGGCGTGGGGCTGGCGCGCATGGAATTCATCATCAACGAGTACATCCAGGTGCACCCGATGGCCGTGCTGCACCCCGAGCGCATCGCCGACCCGGCGGTGCGGAGCCAGGTGCTGGCGCGCGCGGCCGGCTACCCGAGCGGTGCGGCCTTCTTCATCGAGACGCTCGCCGAGGGCGTGGGCACCATCGCCGCGGCGTTCTATCCGCGGCCCGTCGTCGTCCGGCTGTCCGACTTCAAGAGCAACGAGTACGCCGCGCTGCTGGGCGGCCGCGACTTCGAGCCGGTCGAGGAGAACCCGATGCTCGGGTTCCGGGGGGCGGCGCGCTACATCCATCCGGCCTACGCGGAAGGCTTCGCCATGGAGTGCGCCGCGCTGAAGCGGGTGCGCGACACCATGGGGCTGCGCAACCTCAAGGTGATGGTGCCGTTCTGCCGGCGGCTCGACGAGGCGCACGGCGTGCTGGCCGCGATGGCCCGGCACGGTCTGGTGCGGGGCCAGGACGGCCTGGAGGTCTACGTGATGTGCGAGATCCCGAACAACGTGCTGCTGATCGACGAGTTTTCGGAGCTGTTCGACGGCTTCTCGATCGGCAGCAACGACCTGACGCAGCTCACGCTGGGCGTGGACCGTGACAGCGCGATCGTGGCGAGTGCGTTCGACGAGCGCGACCCCGGGATGCTGAAGATGCTCCGGCTCGCGGTGGAAGGCGCCCGGCGCAACCACCGCCACAGCGGCATCTGCGGCCAGGCGCCGTCGGACCATCCGGAGATCGCCCGCTATCTGGTGGAGCTGGGCATCGACAGCCTCAGCCTCACCCCCGACCGGGTGCTGCGCACCGTGCAGCTCGTGCGCGAGATCGAGGACCAGCGGCCACGCCTGCCCTCTGGCAATTAGGCCGCGGTGCTGCCCGCCCTGGGCACGCCCACGGTCTGCGCCAGCAGCAGCTGTTCGTCGTTGCCCAGACCCATGGCGCCGGACAGCGCGTCCCGGTCGAACCAGGCCCGCACCACGGTCGCCAGTCCAGCCGACGCGCAAACCAGGTAGACATTCTGTGCCGCCGCCCCCGCGGCGGCGAAGGCATAGGCCTCGCGCCTGGCCGCCGGCACCAGCGCCATGCGGGCGTGGTCGGCGACGTAGATCAGGTCCAGGGCCGCGAGATCGACGAAATCCTGGTAGCCGGTGACGGCACGCACGTCGCTGGCCGAGAGGCGTTCCAGGGCATGCGTCCCGGGCTCATACCGGAACAGGCCCTGGGGCAGCGCCACGTACAGGCACAGCTCCTGCGCATTCATCGCGCTGGGCACCGTGCGGCCGCCAGGCGCGGGGCGGTTGATGCCGCCAGCGGCCCATAGCTGCTCGGTCAAGGCGTCCGTGGCGAACTCGCGCTGCGACTGGCGTTTGCGCAAGGCCTCCATCAGGGACATGCCCCCGTCCTGGGTCGGCGGCAGCAGCACCCGGTGCGGGGCCGATGCACCGCGGGCCGGTCGTGGGCGGATCTGCCCCATCAGGCCCAGGGCCAGCTTGGTCAAGGTATTCATGGACATCTCTCCCGTTGCGTGTGCGGTCCCGTCTTCAGGACGGGTTCGAGGCCAGTTCGGCCGGCGGCGATGCGGACCGAGGCCAGGCCTGCAGCAGCAGGCAGCCCAGACCGGCGATCAAGCCCAGTACGCCGATCGCGGCGCCCAGACCGGGCACCCAGCCCACGAGGTACATCAGCACCAGCACCACGGCGCTGGCACCGATGCGCACCGGCAGGCACTCCGACTGGTCCGGCCACCAGCGACGCAAGGCCCAGTCGCCCACCGCGGTGGCGGTGATGGCCCAGGCCAGCGGCATCAGCGCGGCGTAGGCGGCCAGCGCGACCAGGCCGAGCGGAATGCCCACCAAGGTGAGGCACAGCAGCACCACCGCCATCGGCAGGCCGACCAGCCAGGCGAAGCCCAGCAGCAGGCTGGCGCCGGGGCGCTCGCGCAGGGTGCGGGCCAGTGTCGCGGAGAAGGACGGCAGCACCGCCAGCAGCACGCTGGCCAGCAGGAGGTGGCCGAGCGTCCACAGGGCGCCGAACACCCCCATCCCGCCAGACCAGTCGGGCCGCGGTTCGGCTGCCCGGCGATCGCCGGGCCTGACCCGCACCGGCAGTTTCTCGATGCCACCCGCCACCTGGGCCGCGGGATCCTGCACCAGCGGTTCTTCGCTGCGGTAGCGCAGCTGGCCAGCGATCCGGGCGTTGGGTCCCAGCTCGATCCGGGCATGGAGTGCCACGACATCCCCACCGACCGGGCCGTCGATCAGCAACTGCCCGCCGGCACTGTGCACCTGGCCCCGCACCTGACCGTACAGGCGCACCCGCCCGCCCGCCACCGAGAGGTTGCCGCCGATCTCGGCCTTCGGACCCAGCTCCACCTGGCCACCCGCCACCCGGGCATGGCGCCCGACCCTGGCGTCGAGGCTCAGCTGTCCGCCGGCCGCATGGACCGAACGCGCGGTGTCCGCACCCAGGCGCAGCTTGCCGCCGACCGCCAGCATGTCACCAGCGACCGGCGCATCCAGATCAACGCTGCCACCCGAGACGATCAGGTCGCCGTTGACCGGCTGGCGGACCGTGACCGTGCCGCCGCCGATGAACACGTCCTGCTCCACGACCAGCGGCGGATCGCCATCGCCAGGGGGTTCAGCAGCCACCACCAGCAGCGCCACCACGCACGACAGGCCTGCTCCGAGTTGCTTCCACATCGCTACCGCTCCTGCAAGGCATCCAGCACATCGTTCAGCGTCACCAGCCGCGGGTACGCCGACTCCGGAATCCGGACCCCGAAGCGCTGCTGCAGCGCGACCATCAGGTCCAGCCAGTTCATCGAGTCCAGATCGACCTGGCGGCGCAGCGGCCGCGCGGGATCGATCGCGGCGGGATCGATTTCCGGGGCGATGCCGCGCAGCAGCGCCAGCACGGCGTCGGCGCGGGCACGGCGGTCGTCAGGCAAGGGGTCCGACATGGGGCGTCTCCAGGGCTTGCGGCTGCTGCAGCCATTCGCGCAGCTCGGCCAGGAACAGCGCGCCGCGGTGGCCGTCCGAGGCGCGGTGGTCGGCCGCGAGCGTGGCGCAGACGACCGGCACGGCCTGCACGGCGCCGTCCTGCACCCAGGGGCGCTCGGTCAGCCGGCCGAAGCCCACCAGCGCCACCTGCGGCGGGTAGATCACGCCGAAGACGGCATCGACCCCCTGGTCTCCCAGGTTGGTGACGGTGACCGTCGGGTCGCTCATCTCCGAGCTGCGCAGCGACCCGGCGCGGGCCCGCCGCACGAGGTCTGACAGGGCGCGCATCAGCTCTGCCGGGGTCTGGTCGCCGACATCGTGCAGGGCCGGCGCCACCAGCCCGCCACCGCGCAGCGAGATCGCCACGCCGGCATGCACGGCAGCAGCCGGCTCGAAGCGTCCCTCGCGGTAGAAACCGTTCAGCTCCGGCGTGCGCCGCAGCGCCAGCGCCACCGCCTTGAGCAGCAACACCGCCGGCAGCAGGCGCTCGGCGACCGGCAGCTCCGCATTGCGCTGTTGCAGCCACGCCAGCGCACGGGCCATCGGGATGGTTTCCGAAAGGTAATAGTGCGGAATCTCGCGCTTGGAACGGCCCATCGCCGCCGCGATGGCCTTGCGCATCTCCTGCAGGCGGTCGGCGGCTGTGGCGCTGGTGCCGGCGTCCGTTGCAGGCGCGGGGCGTGCCGCGGCCTCGACATCCGCCAGCGTGACCGACCCCTGCACGCCGCTGCCCTGCAGGCGCTCCGGATCGATGCCCAGTTCCCGCGCCCGCCGGCGGGCGGATGGCGACACCGCCCGGCGCCCGGCCGGTGCCTCCGCGGCAGCCGGCGATTCACCGGGGGCCCGCAGCGTGGCCAGCACCGTGCCGACCGGCACCTTCTGCCCCGGCTGCACCAGCAGTTCGGAGACGACCCCCTCCTGCCAGATCTCGACATCGACCGCCGCCTTGGAGGTGTCCACCACGGCGACGACCTGCCCGCGCTGCACATGGTCGCCCGGCTGGACGTGCCAGGCCACCAGCGTGCCCTCGTCCATGTCGGCACCCAGCGAAGGCAGCACGAAGTCGATCATGGCGCGCGCCCCATCAGGCGGCGCACCGCCGCGACGATCTTGCCAGGCTGCGGCAAGGCGGCCTCCTCCAGATGGCGCGCATACGGGATCGGCACCTCCTCGCTGCAGACCCGCGCCGGCGGTGCGTCCAGGTCGAAAAAGGCCTGCTCGGACACGCGTGCCACCACCTCGGCCGCCAGGCTGCCCGAGCGCCACCCTTCATCGACCACCACCACGCGGCGGCACTTGCGCACCGAGGCCAGCACGGTGGCCTCGTCGAGCGGCCGCAGCACGCGCAGATCGACCACCTCGGCCGCGATGCCGTCCGCCGCCAGCGCCTCGGCCGCCTCCAGCACCTTCGGCAGCGAGCCGCCATAGGTCACGAGGCTGACGTCGCTGCCACTGCGCCGCACCCGGGCCTGCCGGATGTCGACCCGGCACACCGCGGGCACCTCGCCCTGCAGGTTGTAGAGCTGCGCGTGCTCGAACAGCAGCACCGGGTCCGGATCGGCCAGCGCGGGCGCCAGCATGCCGCGGGCGTCCTCGACGGTGGCGGGGGTCAGGATGCGCAGGCCGGGAATGTGGCCATACCAGCCCTCGAAGCTGTGCGAATGCTGCGCCGCCACCTGCCGCCCTGCGCCGGTGGCCATGCGGATCACCAGCGGCACCGAGAACTGCCCGCCCGACATGTGGCGCAGCAGCGCCGCGGTGTTGACGATGGGGTCCAGCGCCAGCAGGCTGAAGTTGACCGTCATCACCTCGACGATCGGACGCATGCCGCCGAGCGCAGCGCCGACCCCGGCACCGACGAAGCCGAGTTCCGACAAGGGCGTGTCGCGGATGCGCTCGGGGCCGAACTCGTCGAGCAAGCCCTTCGACACCGCGTAGGTGCCGCCGTAGCGGCCCACGTCCTCGCCCATCAGGAACACCCGCGGGTCCTGCTGCAGCGCCTCGCGCAGGGCTTCCTGCAACGCCTGGCGGTAGCTGATGGTCCGCAGACTGGTCGGGCTGCCGGACTGGTTCATGGCGCGGGCCCCTCTGCGGCCGGGGTGAGCACGTCGCGCAGCAGGTCTTCCACCGGCTCCCAGGTGCCGGCTTCGGCGAAGGCGACAGCGGCGTCCACCTCGGCCTGCGCGCGGGCATCGAGGGCCAGGAAGGTGTCTTCGGTCAGGTCACCCTGCGCCTTCAGGCGGGCCGTGAAGGTGTGGATCGGCCCGCGGGCCTTCCATTGCTCGACTTCGCTGCGGTCGCGGTACAGCTCGGCATCGAACATCGAATGGGCACGGAAGCGGTAGGTGCGGAACTCGATGAACCGCGGCCCGCCGTCCAGCACCGGCGGCCGCGCGCCGCGGACCGTCTCGTGCACGGCCACCACGTCCATGCCGTCCACGGCCAGCGCCGGCATGCCGTAGGACGCGGCCTTGAGACACAGGTCGGTCTGCGATTCGGAGCGCGCCAGCGCGGTGCCCATCGCGTACAGGTTGTTCTCGCAGCAGAACAGCACCGGCAGCCGCCACAGCGCGGCCAGGTTCATCGCCTCGTGGAAAGCGCCTTCGGCCACCGCACCCTCGCCGAAGAAGCAGGCCGTCACCGCGGACCGCCCCGCGAGCCGGTCGGCCAGCGCCAGCCCCACCGCCAGCGGCAGGCCACCGCCGACGATCGCCTGTCCGCCGAAGAAGCGCGTTGCGCGGTCGAACAGGTGCATCGAGCCGCCGCGTCCACGCGAGCAGCCCTCCTGCTTGCCGTACATCTCGGCCATCACCGCATTCATGCCCACGCCGCGCAGCAAGGCGTGGGCATGCTCGCGGTAGGTGGCGACCACGTTGTCGTCCGGCCCGAAGACCCGCAGCGCCCCTGCGGCCACCGCTTCCTCGCCGATGTACAGGTGCAGGAAGCCGCGGATCTTCTGCTGGCCATACAGCGCCGCGCACTGCTCCTCCATGCGGCGGATGCGCAGCAGATCGTGCAGCACCGCCAGCGAGAGCGCTGGCGCCCACGGCACCGGGCCGGACGGCGGCAGCGGCACGCCGGACCCCGGCCCGGTCACGGGCTGCCCCCTTCCAGGGTCGAGGTATCGCCCTCGGGCAGGCCGAGTTCACGCGCCTTCAGCAGGCGCCGCATGATCTTGCCGCTGCGGGTGCGCGGCAGCGCGGGCAGGAAGGCGATCTCCTTCGGCGCGACGGCCGCGCCCAGGCGGAGGCGGGCATGCGCCAGCAGCGACAGGCGCAGCGCCTCGTTCGCTTCGTGGCCCGCCCGCAGCGACACGAAGGCCTTCACCAGTTCGCCCAGCACCGGATCGGGCTTGCCGATCACGCCCGCTTCGGCCACGGCGGGGTGTTCCATCAGCGCGCTCTCAACCTCGAACGGCCCGATCAGGTGGCCGGCGGACTTGATCACGTCATCGGCCCGGCCGACGAACCAGTAATAGCCATCGGCATCGCGCCGAGCCAGATCGCCGGTGAGGTACAGATCACCGGCAAAGCACTTCCGGTAGCGCACCTCGTTGTCGAGGTAGCCGCGGAACATCGACGGCCAGCCGCGGCGCAGCGCCAGCTCGCCCTCGACACCGGGCGGCTCGATGACACGCACCTGCGGCGGTGCGCCCTCGGCTTCGAGGTGCTCGACGATGCAGGCCTCGACGCCCGGCAGCGGCCGGCCCATCGAGCCGGGCTTGATGTCGAAGGCCGGGGTGTTGGCGATCATGATGCCGCCGGTCTCGGTCTGCCACCAGTTGTCGTGGATCGGCAGCCCCAGCGCCTCCCGGCCCCACCAGACCGCCTCGGGGTTCAGCGGCTCGCCCACGCTGGCCACGAAGCGCAGCGCCGGGAATGCGTGGCGACGGGCCAGCGCCACCCCCGCCTTCATCAGCATGCGGATCGCCGTCGGCGCCGTGTACCAGACGCTGATGCGCTCCGATTCGAGCAGCGTGTACCAGCGCTCGGCATCGAACTCCTCGCGGTCAACCAGCGAGGTGACGCCGTGCAGCAAGGGCGCGATCAGACCGTAGGACATGCCGGTCACCCAGCCCGGATCGGCCGTGCACCAGTAGCGGTCCTCGGGGTGCAGGTCGAGTGCGTAGCGCCCGGTCGCGTGGTGGGTGACGACGGCGTCGTGCACGTGCAGGGCGCCCTTGGGGGTGCCGGTGGTGCCGCTGGTGAAGTGCAGCAGCGCGGGATCGTCGGGCCGCGTCGTGATGGCCACCGGCTCGTCGCTGGCGGCCGCCATCCGTGCAGCGAGGTCCAGCGTGCCCGGTTCGTCCGTGGGGATGGTGGACGCGAGCGCGCCATCCTCGGCCACGAGCAGCACATGGCGCAGGGTCGGCATCTGCGCGCGCAGGGGGCGGACCTTGCGGGCATACAGGGTGTCGGTAGTCACCAGCACGTCGCCACGACCGAGCCGGATGCGGGTAGCGATCGGCTCCGGCCCGAAGGCGGAAAACAGCGGCGTGACCACGACACCCAGCTTCAGCGCGCCGAGCACCGCCACATGGAGCGCGGGAGTGCGCCCGGCCAGCACGAACAGGTGCGCCCCCGGACCGACCCCGAGACTGCGCAGCACCTGCGCGAAACGGTGGGTCTGGCGTGCCAGTTCGCCATAGCTCAGCTCGACCGGCGGGGCATCGCGTGCCACGAACCGCAGGGCGATGCGCTCGCGCAGCGGCCCCGCGGCATGCCGGTCGACCGCCTCGAAGGCGATGTTGAGCCCGCCCCCGGGCAGGCCCTGCAATGCGGCCCGCGCGTCCTCCCAGCGGAAGGCCCGGCATTGCGCCGCGTAGTCCGCCAGATGGGGCGGCAGACGCAGATCGGCAGCGGTCTTGTGGAGGATGGCAGGTCGGTCCATGGCGAGACTCCCTGCCCGCAGGCTAGCGTCCGGCGCTGGCCGGGCGTTGCGTCTGCTCAATCACCGGTCCGGCCAGCCGCTCCGGCGTGCCGGCCAGAGCGGACGCCCCCGGCGCGCCGGCCGCGGCCCACCCACCCCCACGCGCTCGCAGGCGCGGCGGTAGTCCTGCAGCGTGCGCTGCGCGCGGCCCAGCACCGTTTCCGGCAGATAGCCCTGCGGCCCGAGCGTGCCGAAGTCGCGCCCGGCCAGCAGGGCCATGCCGTCGCTGGCGTGGTCGGCGGTGAAGATCTGGAAGCGGCCGGCCACCACCGCCTCCACCACGCGGGGACTCAGCATCAGGTTGCGGCGGTTGCGGCGCGGGATCAGCACGCCCTGCCCGCCATCCAGCCCCAGCCGCTCGCAGCTGCGGAAGTAGCCCTCGATCTTCTCGTTGATGCCGCCGACCGGCAGCACCTCGCCATGCTGGTTGAGCGCGCCGGTCACCGCGATGCCCTGGCGCAGCGGCAGGCCGGACAGCGCGGACAGCAGGGCGTAGAACTCGGCGCACGAGGCCGAGTCGCCTTCGACACCGCTGTACTCCTGCTCGAACACCACCGCGGCATCGAGTGCCAGCGGCGCGAGGTGCGAGAACAGCGCCGACAGGTAGCTCTGCAGGATCAGCACGCCCTTGTCGTGGATGGGGCCGGACATCTCGACCTCGCGCTCGATGTCGAGCAGCCCTTCCTCGCCCGCATGGGTCGACGCCGTCACCCGGACCGGGAAACCGAACTGGTAGTCGCCAAGGTCCACCACCGTCAGGCCGTTGACCTGCCCGACCCGCTCGCCGCACACGTCCAGCAGGCGTTCGCCGTCGGTGATCGATTCCTGCAGGCGCTGCTCGGGGTAGTCGTGCCGGTAGAGGCGCGCGGCGATCGCCGCTTGCACATCCTGCGCCTCGACCAGCGTGGCACCCCGGGCACGGGCCGCGCCGGCGCTCTCCATCACCAGGGCCTCGCAGCGGGCGAAGCGGGCGCTCTGGCGGGTCTGGTCCTCGGCCTCGCGGTGGGTTTCCTCGATCAGGCGGGCCACGGCCGGGGCCGTGCAATGCGGCAGGCCCAGCCGGCGGCAGGCGTGGGCCACGAAGACGGCGGTGGCCCGGTGGGTCTCGGCCGTGGCCGTGAAGCTCTCGGCGAAGTCGACCTTGCAGCGAAAGCGCCGGGCCAGTTCGGGGTCGCCCTCCTGCACGAGGTAGTACTCCTCGACCGAGGCGATCAGCACGATCTTGAGCACCACGTCGACCGGCTCGGGCTGCAGCGATGCCGCGCTGACGGGCGCGTAGAGCATGCCCGGCTCCTCCATCTGCAGCCGGCCGCTGCGCAGGAAACGCCGCAGCTTCTCGCGCACCACCTCGTCGGCCAGCAGATCGCGCAGGTGCAGCAGCAGGAAACC is a window from the Sphaerotilus montanus genome containing:
- the acsA gene encoding acetate--CoA ligase yields the protein MDRPAILHKTAADLRLPPHLADYAAQCRAFRWEDARAALQGLPGGGLNIAFEAVDRHAAGPLRERIALRFVARDAPPVELSYGELARQTHRFAQVLRSLGVGPGAHLFVLAGRTPALHVAVLGALKLGVVVTPLFSAFGPEPIATRIRLGRGDVLVTTDTLYARKVRPLRAQMPTLRHVLLVAEDGALASTIPTDEPGTLDLAARMAAASDEPVAITTRPDDPALLHFTSGTTGTPKGALHVHDAVVTHHATGRYALDLHPEDRYWCTADPGWVTGMSYGLIAPLLHGVTSLVDREEFDAERWYTLLESERISVWYTAPTAIRMLMKAGVALARRHAFPALRFVASVGEPLNPEAVWWGREALGLPIHDNWWQTETGGIMIANTPAFDIKPGSMGRPLPGVEACIVEHLEAEGAPPQVRVIEPPGVEGELALRRGWPSMFRGYLDNEVRYRKCFAGDLYLTGDLARRDADGYYWFVGRADDVIKSAGHLIGPFEVESALMEHPAVAEAGVIGKPDPVLGELVKAFVSLRAGHEANEALRLSLLAHARLRLGAAVAPKEIAFLPALPRTRSGKIMRRLLKARELGLPEGDTSTLEGGSP
- a CDS encoding acyl carrier protein, whose amino-acid sequence is MSDPLPDDRRARADAVLALLRGIAPEIDPAAIDPARPLRRQVDLDSMNWLDLMVALQQRFGVRIPESAYPRLVTLNDVLDALQER
- the pdhA gene encoding pyruvate dehydrogenase (acetyl-transferring) E1 component subunit alpha — protein: MTGPGSGVPLPPSGPVPWAPALSLAVLHDLLRIRRMEEQCAALYGQQKIRGFLHLYIGEEAVAAGALRVFGPDDNVVATYREHAHALLRGVGMNAVMAEMYGKQEGCSRGRGGSMHLFDRATRFFGGQAIVGGGLPLAVGLALADRLAGRSAVTACFFGEGAVAEGAFHEAMNLAALWRLPVLFCCENNLYAMGTALARSESQTDLCLKAASYGMPALAVDGMDVVAVHETVRGARPPVLDGGPRFIEFRTYRFRAHSMFDAELYRDRSEVEQWKARGPIHTFTARLKAQGDLTEDTFLALDARAQAEVDAAVAFAEAGTWEPVEDLLRDVLTPAAEGPAP
- a CDS encoding alpha-ketoacid dehydrogenase subunit beta → MNQSGSPTSLRTISYRQALQEALREALQQDPRVFLMGEDVGRYGGTYAVSKGLLDEFGPERIRDTPLSELGFVGAGVGAALGGMRPIVEVMTVNFSLLALDPIVNTAALLRHMSGGQFSVPLVIRMATGAGRQVAAQHSHSFEGWYGHIPGLRILTPATVEDARGMLAPALADPDPVLLFEHAQLYNLQGEVPAVCRVDIRQARVRRSGSDVSLVTYGGSLPKVLEAAEALAADGIAAEVVDLRVLRPLDEATVLASVRKCRRVVVVDEGWRSGSLAAEVVARVSEQAFFDLDAPPARVCSEEVPIPYARHLEEAALPQPGKIVAAVRRLMGRAP
- a CDS encoding dihydrolipoamide acetyltransferase family protein, whose product is MIDFVLPSLGADMDEGTLVAWHVQPGDHVQRGQVVAVVDTSKAAVDVEIWQEGVVSELLVQPGQKVPVGTVLATLRAPGESPAAAEAPAGRRAVSPSARRRARELGIDPERLQGSGVQGSVTLADVEAAARPAPATDAGTSATAADRLQEMRKAIAAAMGRSKREIPHYYLSETIPMARALAWLQQRNAELPVAERLLPAVLLLKAVALALRRTPELNGFYREGRFEPAAAVHAGVAISLRGGGLVAPALHDVGDQTPAELMRALSDLVRRARAGSLRSSEMSDPTVTVTNLGDQGVDAVFGVIYPPQVALVGFGRLTERPWVQDGAVQAVPVVCATLAADHRASDGHRGALFLAELREWLQQPQALETPHVGPLA